The proteins below come from a single Papaver somniferum cultivar HN1 chromosome 11, ASM357369v1, whole genome shotgun sequence genomic window:
- the LOC113321650 gene encoding protein BIC1-like, translated as MVSPERNFSDHLQKVSPIPSESVKPHLSSNSWVVEIKEAPPALIPIGIVKEPAAKFDALVDEDSGREKLKRHRVEVAGRVWIPDSWGHEKLMKDWIDCSAFNASLVPAGLLSARQALIEDRRRTNSIGLRMKETPVGEAVVSSPSRS; from the exons ATGGTTAGTCCTGAGCGTAATTTCTCCGATCACCTGCAGAAGGTCTCGCCAATTCCTTCAGAATCAGTGAAACCTCATCTGTCTAGCAACAGTTGGGTCGTTGAAATCAAAGAAGCCCCACCAGCTTTGATTCCTATTGGAATTGTTAAAGAACCAGCAGccaaatttgatgcattggttgATGAAGATTCCGGCCGCGAGAAACTAAAGAGACATAGAGTTGAGGTAGCTGGAAGAGTTTGGATACCTGATAGTTGGGGACATGAAAAGCTTATGAAGGATTGGATTGATTGTTCTGCTTTTAATGCTTCATTAGTTCCGGCAGGACTATTGTCGGCTCGGCAAGCGTTGATTGAAGATAGACGGCGCACAAACTCTATTGGATTAAGG ATGAAGGAGACTCCGGTCGGTGAAGCTGTGGTTTCTAGCCCTTCGAGGAGCTGA